CGCTGCCGCCGGGGATGTCGGGCCATTGTCGAGCGCCGATGACGAGCTGCCGGAACTACATCCGCCAGCAGGCCTGCAGTGATTGCCAGCGCAAGCGCAGGCTTCGCGAAGCGATGCTCCGCAAATGTTGAGTGCAATTTCATTCATGCTCCTGATGTGGTTTTATTGTATTGATTAATGCGATCGCGTCGTCTGGCATGCACGGAGACAAGCTCGTCAATCCGTCAATAAACCTGCTTCGTGGGCCAGTTAAGCCGCTTCGCATTACTTTTTATTGATGATCAATTGCAGTTGCGTATTGACGCGCATACAGCCTTCTCCCACGCCAATATTGGTTGAAATGTCGCTTGCCGGATACTGCCCGACAGTCGAAAAAATGACACAGTATTAATGCTACTGAGAAACATTCGGAGCTGAATTGTAGGATTGGCTTGTTACCGCATGATGACCTGCCGAGTTCCTCTTCTGGGACATAGACTCTAATGACAAAGCCGCCGATTTCATCAAGTTGAAATATTTCGGCCCCATCATCTCGGGTTACCGTTTTCATCCAGATGTGCACTCACGTCCGTGGACGTTGCCGCCTGCACTGGAAACTTCACCGTTGCACGTCCTTGAGCCTTTATGAAAATCCGGTTTCAGCCGCATCCAGCTCTTGCTGCGCCAGCAGCGTCAAGCACCGCGATTCTCGCGTTCGCGATACTGATGCTTCTCGTGACTGCCTGCGACCGTCAAGGCAAGACCGGCAGCGCCGCAGCACCGCTTGCGGTTTCTGGTGCGGTTGCGCCTGCTCCAGCCGTTGCGTCGATACCGGCAACGCCCGCCCAGGCGGCGCTTGCGCGCCTGAATGCGCCGATTGTTCCGTTAAGTGCGGTGGCAGAAGTTGGGAAGAAAATTTTTTACGATCAATCGCTGTCGGCCTCCGGCAAGCTCTCGTGCGCATCCTGTCACAATCCAGACAATGCGCACGCACCGGCCAACGGACTCGCGGTGCAGCTCGGCGGCAGGCATGTGCAAGCCCAGGGCGGACGCGCGGTGCCGTCGCTACGCTATCACGAGCACGCGCCGGCATTTTCCATCGGCCCGGACATCAAACCTGATGAAGACGATAAAGGTGCCGTCTTGCAGGCAGCAGCGAAGGCGAACCCGATCGCGCCGGCGGTAGCAAAATCGACCCTGCAACCGGCCGCAGCCATGCAGGAAGTCGTGCCGCAGGGTGGTTTCGATTGGGATGGGCGAGCGATCAATCTGACGGACCAGGCCGGCGGCCCTTTGCTGGCCGCAAATGAAATGGCCAATAAAAGCGCCACGCAACTACTGGCTAAACTCAAGGCGGCACCCTATGCGAAGGACATGCTGCAACTGTTCGGTCCGGCCGTGTTTACGTCGCCCAACCTGGCGCTGGGCGAAGCCTATTACGCGCTGGCGCTCTACCAGAAAGAAGACCGCAGCTTCCATCCTTACGACAGCAAGTACGACTACTATCTGGCTCAGCAGGTACAACTGAGCGAGCAGGAAATGCGCGGGCTCAAGCTATTCAAAGATCCGAAAAAGGGTAACTGCGCAACTTGCCATATCGAAAAGCCTTCGCGCGATGGCAACTTCCCTCCGGTGTTCACCGATTATCAGTTTGAAGCGCTGGCGGCGCCACGCAACAAGGCCATCCTGGCCAACCGTGATCCCAAATATTTTGATATGGGCATGTGCGGCCCGTGGCGCAAGGATGCTGCCAAGCAGCTGAATTATTGCGGTTACTTCAAGACGCCTACCTTGCGCAACGTCGCCACCCGTCAGGTGTACTTCCACAATGGCGTGTTTCATTCGCTGGAAGACGTCGTGCATTTTTACATGGAGCGGGAAACCAAGCCGGAAAAATGGTACCCGCGCGGCAAAGATGGCCTGCTGAAAAAGTATGACGACCTGCCTGCGGCGTATCACGCCAATGTGGATGTTACCGACGCACCGTTCGACAGCAAGGCTGGCGCACAACCTGCGCTGACGGATGATGAAATCAAGGATGTAGTGGCGTTTCTGAAGACGTTGAATGATGGCTATCGGCCTGAAGGCAAGCAAATTGCGGGGAAGTGACTAGGCCCTGATTCAATCGGCCTCGCTGAAGTTTTCACTACCGGTCGCAGACCCGATGTGACCGCTTCGCGCGAATGAGCCTGGGGCCACTCCCACAAAGCGGCTGAAGGCGGCGCTGAACGCACTGGTCGACTGATATCCGATGGCTTGAGCAACCTCACCAAGCGAAAGGCCGTCATGCCACAGCAAGTCCTTGGCCAATGCCATTCGCCATCGCAGCACATACTCCATCGGTGGAATGCCAAGAACATGCGTGAACCGCGCAGCGAAGGATGCGCGCGACATGCCGACCTTGCTGCCCAGGTCTTCAATCGTCCAGCGCCGCGCAACGTCATCGTGAATGTGCCTGAGGGCGGCAGCAAGTCGTGAGTCGGCAAGACCGGACAGCAGGTCGGAAATCGGCGTAGTGTCCTGTGCGGGTTGCCAACGCAGCGCTTCAATCAACATGACCTCAACCAGGCGCGTCAATATGGCGTCGCCACCTGGCTTATCGGCAGCCGTTTCTTCTCCGATCGCGCTCGCAATCCAGCCCAAACGGGCGCTGCCGGCATCCGTCGCCTTGATGTGCACCACTGTCGGCAACAGCCCGACCAGGAGCGGTGCATTGGTGGGATCGAACACGAAGTAACCACCCAGCATTCGTACCGCTGGCTCAACCTCTTGGACGCCATGGCGCGCTTCGCCGTAATCGCTGGCTTCGGCAAGACGCACCGTGGGGCTCTCTAGCGCCTGCAGGTCACTACCCATACGAAATCCGGGCGTTGCGGGTAACAGCACGAAGTCGCCAGTCTTCATCAGGAATGGTTCCGCATCCTCGATGCTGAGCCAGCAAGAGCCGGCTGTCATCAGGCAGAAGCTGGGCTGCCCGTAGTTCGGGTATTGGACCGCCCAGCGACCTGAGCCGCTCACGTACTTCGACAGGACGGTGCGTGGCCGTAGCAAAGCAACAATGGAGGCGAGGGGATCATTTTTTAGACGTTCTCGCATAATTTATGGATCATACGTTATTGTTCGTCTTGATCAAAGCACCTACCATTTGTCCCAATTCAAATGGAGGTTGATATGAAAACCGTACTCATCACTGGCACCTCGTCCGGCTATGGCAAGGCAACGGCCGAGCGATTCCTGCAACAAGGCTGGAACGTCATCGCGACGATGCGCAAGCCAGATCCCGGTCTCTTCGAGCCTGCCGAGCGTCTGCACGTGGTTCAACTGGATGTAACGGACGAAGCAAGCATTGCGCGGGCCGTCAGCCAAGGTATAGAAGCCTTCGGCCAGATCGACGTACTGATCAACAATGCCGGCATCGGCCTGCTTTCGGCCTTTGAAGTGACGCCGGAAGCTACGACCCGAGAACTGTTCGAAACCAACACTTTCGGTGTGATGGCCATGACCCAGGCTATCATTCCGCACATGCGGGAGCGCAGCGAGGGCGTCATCGTCAATGTCACATCCAGCGTCTGTTTCGCCGGCATGCCGATGGTGGCATCCTACGCTGCCAGCAAGTTTGCCATCGAGGGTTTCACTGAGGCGCTGTTCTTTGAACTCGACAGCTTTGGCGTGCGCGTCAAATTGGTCGAGCCTGGCTATGGCCCCGGAACGAACTTCACCGCAAATGGCATGGAACGTATGGATGGCCTCATTCCTCCGGCGTATCAGCAATATGCGGCACAGTTGATGCAGCGCTTCGCGAACCCCGGCGCCGTTACCAATGCAGACCAGGTCGCCAACGGCATTTTCGCTGCCGCCAACGACCAGACCGACCGACTGCGCTTCCCGGCGGGTCCAGACAGCGAGCACCTGGCGAACTCGCGCTGGAACAGCACCGACGAGCAGTTCCTAAGTGGAATGCGCTCGATGCTCCGCATGAAAAAATAGTCGAGGAACTTCGAGGGCAATCCTGCCTCATCACGAACAGTGTACGAGCGGAGTGCCCCAGGAGGGGCCCGCACATGCGGGCCTTTTTGCCGGTTACTTTTGGTAGCGAGCGAGCATTTCATCCCAGTCATTCGGGTGGAGAAACGCCATGACATTCATGACGTAGCCGGGTTCCAGTTGGCAACGGTCTTCGTACTCGGGGTGCGGCCTGGCAGCCGCGAATGGCGCAATCGAAGGAAATGGAATGTACGCCGCAATGAAGTCACGAAAGTCGGGCTCACTGGCTACTTGGCCGGCTTCGTCCCAGTCGCCTTCAGTTAGCAACACGCTACGTCCATAGTTCAGGCTGCCCAGATGCTCGCAGTTCAGCACTCGCTGCCGGACATCATTCCTTCGGCGGGCACTCTCTAGGAGAATCGGAGAATTCTTCTATATACGCCAAAATCGCGACCTGCTCATCAATCGCACCATTACTTCGTTTGACCCTTCCCTCCATTGCCTGGTGAACGCAGCGACTCTTTCCCATTAGAATTCCCACTGTGTACAAGGTGCTGCCGAATTTCTCGTGTCCCCCGCAGGATGGGCTTCGGCGTCTACCGTGCAATCAGCCAAAAGTGAAGGCAAATGCGCCGACCCCTGCATCGAGAAAACGAATTTCGAAGGTGGATTCCTTCACCTTGCCAAACTGGCGCACAAGTTGGTAAAGGCGTGACTCGGTGACGACACCGTTTCCTTCCGCATCGGTATCGGAGCCGTGATCCGCGCGAGGTGCATGACCGTCAATCTTGACTTGAAAACGTACTGGCCTGCCGTCCGCGCGTGGCCCAAGAACCAGATGCAAGTCGCGCGCGTTGAAGCGATACACAATACTGCCGTCAGCACGGTTCAGATTCGCGCGTTCGGCGCCCACGGTCCAGTTGCCTGCAAGACTCCACTCGTTCAAATGCGGCACCATCATGACGTAGTCGTAGGCAGTATCTCTTTTCAATCCGCTGCGCGAAGTGAAATTCGATGCTTGCTCGTAACCGACGTAAGTTTCGCCGGAGCGCAGATGCGCGATATCGGGCGCTGCCTGCTCGGCGCTGGCTGGCGGTGTCGTTAACGCGCCCGCGGCATCGGCCTTGCCAGCTTCGGCCAATAGCGACTGGATGATCGTCTCTG
This DNA window, taken from Collimonas arenae, encodes the following:
- a CDS encoding SDR family oxidoreductase, which codes for MKTVLITGTSSGYGKATAERFLQQGWNVIATMRKPDPGLFEPAERLHVVQLDVTDEASIARAVSQGIEAFGQIDVLINNAGIGLLSAFEVTPEATTRELFETNTFGVMAMTQAIIPHMRERSEGVIVNVTSSVCFAGMPMVASYAASKFAIEGFTEALFFELDSFGVRVKLVEPGYGPGTNFTANGMERMDGLIPPAYQQYAAQLMQRFANPGAVTNADQVANGIFAAANDQTDRLRFPAGPDSEHLANSRWNSTDEQFLSGMRSMLRMKK
- a CDS encoding AraC family transcriptional regulator, producing MRERLKNDPLASIVALLRPRTVLSKYVSGSGRWAVQYPNYGQPSFCLMTAGSCWLSIEDAEPFLMKTGDFVLLPATPGFRMGSDLQALESPTVRLAEASDYGEARHGVQEVEPAVRMLGGYFVFDPTNAPLLVGLLPTVVHIKATDAGSARLGWIASAIGEETAADKPGGDAILTRLVEVMLIEALRWQPAQDTTPISDLLSGLADSRLAAALRHIHDDVARRWTIEDLGSKVGMSRASFAARFTHVLGIPPMEYVLRWRMALAKDLLWHDGLSLGEVAQAIGYQSTSAFSAAFSRFVGVAPGSFARSGHIGSATGSENFSEAD
- a CDS encoding cytochrome-c peroxidase, coding for MLLVTACDRQGKTGSAAAPLAVSGAVAPAPAVASIPATPAQAALARLNAPIVPLSAVAEVGKKIFYDQSLSASGKLSCASCHNPDNAHAPANGLAVQLGGRHVQAQGGRAVPSLRYHEHAPAFSIGPDIKPDEDDKGAVLQAAAKANPIAPAVAKSTLQPAAAMQEVVPQGGFDWDGRAINLTDQAGGPLLAANEMANKSATQLLAKLKAAPYAKDMLQLFGPAVFTSPNLALGEAYYALALYQKEDRSFHPYDSKYDYYLAQQVQLSEQEMRGLKLFKDPKKGNCATCHIEKPSRDGNFPPVFTDYQFEALAAPRNKAILANRDPKYFDMGMCGPWRKDAAKQLNYCGYFKTPTLRNVATRQVYFHNGVFHSLEDVVHFYMERETKPEKWYPRGKDGLLKKYDDLPAAYHANVDVTDAPFDSKAGAQPALTDDEIKDVVAFLKTLNDGYRPEGKQIAGK